Below is a genomic region from Hevea brasiliensis isolate MT/VB/25A 57/8 chromosome 3, ASM3005281v1, whole genome shotgun sequence.
aaatgccaaatttgaaAGAATTACAAGTGAATGAACCCCAACAttaagatttacctaaagaatggagattccatagaaatcatccccaagaagacatcattgatgatccatctcaaaggatgatgactagagcacaattgagaaaatattttggtaatgttgcatttgtttcacaaattgaacctaaatgttttgaagaagctcaaaatgatgaaagttggattctttcCATGCAATaagaactcaatcaatttgagagaaacaaAGTTTAGAATTTGGTGCCTAAACCCaaaaatcattcaattattggtactaaatgggttttcagaaacaaaatggatgaaaaatgcaatgttgttagaaacaaaactagactagtggctcaaggctacaaccaagaggaaggtattgattttgatgaaacctttgctccggttgctagaattgaagctataagaatgttgtgtgcctttgcatgttacaaggattttatgctttatcaaatggatgtcaatagtgcatttttaaatggttatattgacgaggaagtgtatgttgcacaacctccaggctttgaaaatcatgagcatccaaatcatgtttataaacttactaaagctttatataGTTTAAAATAAGCTCTTAAAGCATGGTacgagagacttagtaaattccttttataaaatgattttcaaagaggcaaagtggatacaacactttttgtCAAAAAGAATCATCATGatatgcttattgtgcaaatatatattgatgatataatttttggggCTACTAAAGAAtttctttgcaagaaattttttaagattatgcagaataaatttgagatgagcatgatgggggagctcacattcttccttggacttcaaattaagcaaaggaaagatggcatcttcataattcaatcaaagtacatcaaggatatgttgaagaaatttaaaatggaagatttgaagagcatgggcactcctatgagttcaacaattaaaatggacaatgataaaaaaggtaaagaagtagatacaaagctttatagaggtatgattggctctatcttgtatcttactgcatctagaccagacatacatTTTAGtatttgcttgtgtgcaagatttcaatcatgtccaaaagaatcccatctaagtgtAGTTAAAAGAATCTTCAAATACCTTATTGGCacacactcaattggtttatggtatccaaaatgtaaaTCATTCAATCTTGTAGGTTATAGCGATTCAGATTTTGCaggaagtagattggatagaaaaagtacttcaggtgcctgtcaatttcttggttttgcactagtttcttggcatagtaagaaacaaacttcagtgtCTGTCTACAGCTGAGACTGAATATATAGttgctggtagttgtgttgctcaaattttatggatgaaacaacaattgaaagattttggtttaaaatataatcttgttccaattatgTGTGACAACACcagtgccataaacttgatcaaaaattCAGTCTaacattcaagaacaaaacatattgagatcaaacattattttattagagatcatgttcaaaatggagatatcaaaattgaatttgttacctctgaaaatcaacttgcagatatttttacaaaactacttaatgaggaaactttttgtaaaattagaagggaaattggcatGAGTGAACCACTTGCTTGAAATTCAATTCATATAGATTTAATATATCTGCATATTATCTAATGTGTGAGTAATTTGCTAAGAAAAATCTAAACAACAGTAGCTAACTTATTTTTGTACTcgtgaaattagtttactaagttgtatgctactGTTGCGTGCCTAAAATTAGTTTGCTGTatcgtgtactgttcaaatttTAAGCCAAAAAGTGATAGTGCTTTGAACTTTGCCCGCCAATCAATGCACTTACCCATTCACATTTTCTTCGCtgtgtcatatatatatatattcaaaataaaaataaaattcaaataaaacaaATTAGAAGAGGGAAAGCGCAAGACTCAAGAAAAATCAATCTTGCCCACTGCTACACGAAACTTTTACCTATCAACACtctattttttttctctctctctctcaccatacccgactctctctctcctctgcatTGATTCATGGTACTACTCTTACCAATTTTTTTTGTCATTAACACTGACCCATTTTCATCAAAGCGCCTATCTCACTCTCTAATGATCACTTAAAACTCTAATCCCTCATTCATTCCTCACTGCGCTAGAACCCATTTTAAATTCCCAGTACTTCATCGCCTCTAGTTCACCATCTATGGCTCGCACCAAACGAAAAGCCCCTTTTGCTGCTGCCTCACCGTCCTCTTCTTAATCTGAAGAACTCCTTGTTGCCGCattaaaaaagaaattgaaagaaaagagaaaaacacTAGTAACTGAGTCCAACAGTGTATCCTTTGACCCATTTAAGGAAGTCGAACCTGCGGTGACGGcaccagaaaagaaaaagggaaggaaagtgCGTGGGATTGACATTCAGCGCGAAAAGGGAGCTTCAAAATCATCGGGCTCTCTTGTTGACAAAGCGCTTCTAAACTGTAAGTTCATAAAATGGGACAATTTTGATCAGGTTGATTTTCAATTTAAGGAactctttgaatttcaagaatggatGAATGTTTGTGAATGCACTGATGGTTGCTACCCTAGACTAGTCTAAGAATTCTATAGAACTTTAAAAGTAGTTGATGAAGAAGACAGATTTAAGGTTTCTTTGAATGATAGAGCATATGACATTTCTGTTGAGTTGATTGCTAAAGCCTTAAAATTGCTGAATGATGGAAATAGAATCTCTACTCATAGAGATGTTGCTAGAGTTTCAGATTTTAATTTGACTGAATTTGAAAGTGAAGTTTTTCCTGCCAACACTGACACTAGTGAAAAATCTACTAGCACTAAAGCCTTTAAGCACATTAAGATTATTCATAGTATGGTGAATTATATATTTTGTCCTAAATCTGGTAGCTATGGATATTTGAGTTACTTGGATATGTGCATCATGTGGCATATTATTAACAGTGTAAGAATGAATTTGGCATATCTGATTTTCAAGAATATGTGTAAAGCTTATGAGATTGGTAAATTACCCTATGCACACCTCTTAACTGCCTTATTTAGAGAGTTGGATATAAATGTCTCTAAGGAGAGTTCTAGGGCAGATTTAattgtgcttagagaaattcaTTATGATACTGATGGAAGAAAGAAATGTTTTGAAAAAGGTGGATCTTCTAAAGCTAAAGTTGATTCAGATTCCCAAAGTGAGAttatgagtgagcttcaaggGCTAAGAACATTTATTAATGAGAAATTCAGTACATCAAATCAGTCTATTGAACTTCTGAGAAAATTTGTGGATATTGTTGATTACAAAGTAAGTCATTTACTTACTCAAAATGACGAGTTAAAGAAACAAATTGCAAATCTTAAGCAGGCATAGGAAACTGATTTTGCAATCAATGTTGAGACTGATGTTCCTGCAAGTGACTCTTCTACTCATGATGATCATGTTTTTTATCATGGTAATGTTGAGTGTGGAGGTACTGGGCTTGGTGAGTCTACTGCTGCTGTAGAACATGAAAGTGAACAGGTTATAGAACCTGCAGTTGAACCTGTTGTTGAGCATGTTAGTGAACAGGTTGTAGAACCTGTAGTTGAGCCTACTTTTGAAATTGAGAGTGAACAAATTGTAGAACCTGTAGTTGAGTATACACAGAAGAAGAAAGACTCTCTAAAGGATCAACAGGAGAGTGCTCCACCTAAACCTTCTGTAGCTAAAGCTTCTTAGGCTAAGAAGAGTAAGAAAAGAGTTAAGTCTACGGTGTCCAATCCATATCAGACTCTGGCTGTTGCCCTTCAAAGCCCATCTGATGAGGATGAGTCACAAGAGCATGAACCTTTGGCTGACCAAGTTTCTCAGCCACCTGTTGCTAAACCCTCCAAGAAGATGATGGTGCCTTCCAAAGCTATTCGAAGGAGCAAAAGACTTAATGTttagaaaatgattttttttagttTACTAATATGTTTACTGCTTTTCAGTTTGTGCTTACTTGATTCTTTTTGGATTAAtatctcctgtttcctttttggatgatgacaaaaagggggagaatggaatggatgtgtgcttttgttttggaaaaatggatgtgtgcttatattttgaaaatggaAGTATGCTTATGTTTTAGAAGTGTGTATGCAAACTATTGTGGCTTATGTGTGCAAACTATTAAGTTTAATATTTTGCATATTGAAACTATAGATATCTCATGAATATTTCTTGTAGCATAAATTCAGGAGGAGTTTTGTATAGCTATTAATACTTTTACTTTTTAAACTTGTGTGCATACATTTAGGGGGGAGCAATTCTCGCATACTAACATGCTTGGTTATACATAAACTTACGCGCACTTTTATTTATTCTAGATTGATGATTCAATTgatttttgtcatcatcaaaaagggagagattgttgaccccgtgtagctcaaaatgagcattgatttttatgataataaaactcaaatagaatctatctaacttaatgttaagtgatgtgtagattctttctcttattcatgaAGAATCTTTGAGGTTGCATCTAAGGAGTAAGAAcactcaaaggcatctcaagatgaatcaaagttgagaaagaacaagattatgaaagctaaaactcaaagtaaatgtatgaaagtcatagaattaggaattgagtcttaggacttgtgtaaaaagaatagataAAAGTTTAGTCAAATAgagctcaaaattaaaatttttttttaattattttataaaattttctctcatcatgaccttggatattgctattggaatatatatttttcttaaagtctaaattagatttttaaatattacaatttaaaacaggcatctggtaaattagtttgctaacttgtttgctaaaatattaatttgttaatatatttgctaaaattatagtttgctaactagtttactactgtcgcaaaaaatttcattagtttgctaaatgatcagagttgctctacttcgcacaaaaagacaaaataatggctattttGCCTAGAATAGAGTGTATAATGTTTTAAAAAggtttcaaataatttaaaatgatttgggactataaatacaccttctttacttcattttacatttaGATGAAAGCTTACAATTACACTCAaatcttgattttttatttattgctttcattcaagagctttaaagtgtttgagctaccattggcaaatcaactcatctcttctttatagtttgatttgtattgagtgagagtgagtgttaaaatattaaattgcaTTCAAGAGAGATTGTACAAGCacttattgaagcttgagagtgtgagtaattgagatagcacttgtctaagggttcaagctaccttggtaaaagcttgatgttgaaaaagttgtaaagggctttgatCTCTTgactttaaaagagcaaatagtggagagaagattcAAAGagtgttctttgagagagtggatgtaggctagttaagccgaaccactataaaaatcattgtatttgatttctctaaccttaatctctttacttttgtgtaatttaatttctatacatgatattgaatgttgattgaatagattgagttgatatacttgaagaTATATTTAGTAGGTTGAGAAATTAATTGAATATTTTGTAATGCATGTTATgtcaaaaattgctataaatattgattgaagCTAGAATTGTAATTTAGGAACACATTATTGAAACACATATCACTTTCACTATATATAAAGGagtacctagttgaacaaagctacaatttttcattaggctacaagcaatgaTTGAAAAATTGTTTAAGTCCAATTTACCTCCCTCttagactattttgggacaacaaaccTACGCCAAATCTCAATCGGAGCTGAAGACCTTAGTTTCTAATTGATAAGCAGGTGTGAAGAATGCAGGCCAACAAAGGTACGTAGACATGATACTGCTAACAGTTGATGCGCCGATGAGCATGTTCATTACCACAATTTGCAGTTGAATGGCCTCCAATGGAGAAGCTCCTCCCATTATAAGGCCAGTCATTGCTCCAGGAAGCGAAATCAGACCCACCGTTTTGGCATTGTCCAGCACTGGAGAAAGAGCGATGACTAGAGCCCTTTTCACTTGTTGAAGTGTGGCTTGGCGAGGAGTTGCACCAAGTGCCAATGCCGTCTCTACCTGTGATTTGGAATTTGTTATCGTAACTTGTGAATTGTGAAAGATGGATATAATAAACTCATCAAATTCTCCACATAAGTGTGTTTAATTAGAAGATATACATACCAGGCTCATTTGCACTTTGATATCATCTCGGAGTCGTTTCATTGTAACCCCAGTGACTGTCATTGCATTCCCAACCATCATTCCTGCAACAGGGATGATGTATCTGGGAGTgaaggggaagacattcagaatAACAAGCAAGAACATTGTCACCGCAGTTCCTGCCAGGATAGAAGCTCCAGCCACATACTTTCCTCGAGGAACATGCTTGGCTCGTTGACCAGCTGTATAACCTGCAACAGAGACCTACAGGGGAATTTCAAAATATTGTCAAGGACTCACCAAAACGAAGccgataaatttttaatttgtaatGCTAATTTCAATATTGCAAAACAATTATGCTAAGGCTAAAGAAAAACAGAAGAAAAGGTCAAGTCTTTGCGGGATTTCTTCTTAGAACTAAGTGAAAATAACAGAATAACAAACAACTACCATCTGCTGTCCGGTACCTAATTTAATCGCAGAGGCTGCAGCAACTATAAGCCTCTGGGTCATTACTGATGGCTGAGCAGAAAATCATCCATGGTCAACAAAACTAGCTAGGAATAAATaaaacactctctctctctctctctctctctctctctctctgtgttttCTTACGTCATGTGGGGTAGGCTGAGGTAGAACAAGAACAGGATGTTTCCATATCATGGAATTCCGAGCTCAATCCTGAGCCTAACCTGCGACATATGGACAATAGTACAGTCTGCAAACGGATTTGAAAAGATAGCCACCCCACTCCCTTTTCCTTTTTGCAACACCAGTACttttttcattaaataaataaaaaaaaaggtagCAGAGCAAAAACTCATGCATTTAAACAGAACTATTTACACTATATTTGAATAGgcgaaaaagagagaaaagaaaataattagaaaaaaataattttaaaaaatattttttctgagAAAAAATAAGAGAGaggaagaaaataaattatgtattttaattattttttttccaaattaaaaagaaattgagaaatcaagaaaaaaaaattaaatttacacTATCTACTCTGTATTTTTtatattaacttttattttctcttttttactTTTTACACATCCAAATataagaagaaaaaataaaaaaaaaataaaaaatattttgcctcttttattttccttcctctctcagtTAATCTCTTCCTACTGCTGAAAAAAATAACCCAGGCGAAAAAAGATATCGAACAAAAATCTCAATTCTTGATCTTTTATGTGATGGTAGCCAGGAAAACCAATCCACCATGCAATCAGGTTCAATATACAAGTCTATAATTTCATGTGGATTTCATAGAAAGAGAGAATACATTAAACTTATTAAGGTTCAACGCTGTCTCTGTGTTCCTTTCACCAACAGAACATATAGACATTTAAATTGAAAAACAAGAAAAAGCCTAAAGTATCAAGTAGAAAAAAGAAACAACTAACCATAAAAAGGTAAGCGAGAATGATCCAAACGCTACGTTCCTGACTGAAAATGAACTGCAAAACAAACCCAATAATAGATAACTGAAGAAATGACCTAAATATGGAATAGATCATCTCTCCCTCCAAACCCAACTTTTGCATAAAGGATAACAGCACAGCCATGAGCACCACAGCAAGTGCGGCCACCGGCTTTATCATCCCCCTAAGAAAATCGAGTAGCCATCCAACATCCATTGTTTAAACTTGAAAATTAAACTACCAAATGTAGCAACTGACTTATGGTTCctcttgttttgtaggaaaaaaaaaaaaaacaagggtTTGGTCTTAAGAAGAGTTAACGACTTAACGGTGGATTTAGGTGGTGGTTAGATGAAGAAACGACCTTCCCCTAATAGATCTGAGACATCTCGTGGAGTCACCATTTGAGGATGATGGAAGAGAAAGAGAAtagaaaaattttctaagctcggGTAGTGGACAACTGGGCATGTCTTTTGCTcaactattatttttatattaacttAACTCGAAAGTAACAGAACGTACGTACGATTTGATACGAAATTGTAAGAAAAGATGGTTTGTCTTTACGCGCTCTCCACTGTATGGGCTTGACACGAATTCAGATTCTCGGTTTTGTCGAATTAATTGGTGGCTCCCACATCTTTTGTAATTAATTAGAAaaaagtatttttatatttatttacatttattattataaaaattttattataaataattcatTTTCAATTTCACTTCATTCTTAatgtttttgtaaaaaaaaaaatcttaatctTTTAATTAATGCAAAGAAAGAAaacttaaaattatttacatttaTGTACTtgtattttttgtaattttttaaataaataatagatCTTATTTTGGAGTTATATTTTGTTTGTATATTAATAAGgtcattaaaatataatttaatatattactaATAAATagttttagttttttaattttaaaaataaaaaattataaaataatgagTTGGAGTATTTTCATCAAAGAAGACATATATTCTAAAATCTTATCGGTCATTTTAGGAGAATGCCTAATTAAGTGAGTTGTGTGCAGGATTTGAATGGGGAGGTGGCAACTAGTCCGGCCCTATCTCGCCCTCAATCAATCATTGCAATATATTAATCAAAATCACTCATTGAATTCATGAACAAAGTCCATTGCATTTGAAATATCTTGCTAATTTCGCATGCTCAATTAGCAGCTGAGTTGTATGAATGCAATTTCATCTTTGCTAATAGATCCTGCAACGGAGCGGCGCATAATAGTCTAACTTCAAAGGCCAATTATGTAATTCGATAtacatataattttaaattttatgtaatttaaaataaattatgagccgTTTTGAATTCAACAGGTTTGTATTGCATTGAGGGATTAATTACGTCAAAATTTGCCATTTCTCATCGTTGTAGAAATTCCTGGGAAATTTGAGGCCCAGTGTGAAGCCCACGAAATTAGGACTTGGGAGCGTAGATAGGGTATCTCTAATTACATGAAAATCAGTTCAGTTCTAAAAAAATTACTCATCTGGTAAAAACAACACCGCCTATTTCTACCCGTATATGCAGCAAATGCTCTGTTTGGATAGAATGAGAAAAGTGTAAATAAGAGTAAAGagagataaataattattatatttaaattgaattgaattgatgattttgaataaaattaaattaatgatttaaatgtaaaataatttgataaatatctcattgtatttttaatttatttatatatattattaattatttatataattattctctacattatttttaattcttaatactcttttaatttctcttaaattttttaaataattattttttatactcattttaatttttaatactctcaTAATTAtcatactttattattttatactgaaatttttaatattatactctgttattattttatatctttaataaaatttctaatactctctattttatttatttttttataattttttttaattatcaattatcatataattttaaaaaaagaaaCACGTAatgtaattgaaaattttgattcattTAAATCCTAAAGAGATACATATACAAAGTTAAGTTTAtgtacattttctctaattttttgaaaataaaattaatttcatctctagttttttaataagttcaagtttttacttattaaatttttcttaaaaataagttattatattctttttttttcttatattatttTGAGTGaaagatttaaaaaataaaaatattttaacaaatacaacttaaattctaaattaataaaatttttctctaaatttttagtttaagtCGCCCCTAAAACGCTTCTAAACCATCCTCAAAATCATCTTGAGCCGTTATTTTTCTAACCGTCCTTTAAACCGTTTTAAGTCGGGGCTCAAACTGAAACTAGCGGTTCAGGAATTATCTTCCAAACTGTCTCATAACGATTttgtgtaaattcataatttCGTTGAACCTGAAACAGACAATTCAGTAACTGTAATCGACAGTGCCTGAACCGTGACTATCCCTAAGTGAATTAATGAAAAGTAAGGGAAAATAAAAGATGAGACTTATCCTCCCTTACCTCTTaaatcttaatttttcttacactttaaATTAGAGTCTAagcaaataaaagaaaattattttattttttatttttttattatacacttaattttttattaagtatttaattatatccattaaaaataaacttaattcaacaatataaataaatatcTTTTCTTAAATTATCATACCTAATCCCTTCACACTCTCTCAtaaatttctaattcttacaagTTGATCTTACctttctatttaattttaattattaaattatttactctTTTAATAAcacctttttatttaattttaattattaaattatttattcttttaataatttactACTATTATTATAtctcaattattaattttttttttcaaataattcattgtaaaatataaatttttatataataaaaacacATTTTTATACTTTTAATAATTACTTACTCCCTTTTCACTCTTTTTTTCGAAATAAAAATATACATTATCTCTTTGTCACGTCTCCGTTAATTCacccttgaattttttttttttatcgtaaGCCTCCTTCACCTCCACTGCCAACAATCGAGCTGCCACCACCAGTTGCCCGCGAAGCTAGAAGAAACCCCAATCCTCAAAACCCTCCAAAATGAGTCTACTAAGAAACGCAGTCAGATCGAGCTTCCCTGTCAGAGCTTTTAACCTAAATCATGCCGTCGCATTCTGTCACCGCCAATCGCCGAAACTTTTTTCCACCGAAGCCGAGCGACCACCAGCTTCAGAGGACTCTTCAATCGATCCATTTCTTCAAACTACCGCCACAGGCACTCTCTTTGTTCTCATTTTGTCTTTCAAATTTCTGTATCAAAGTTTTCTCTTTCTGTGTCCAGCAAGTGGAGGTTTAGGGTTTTATGGCTTTTCCATTGATGATTAACTTATGGATTTCCCCAATTGAATGATTAAGCTTTCTTTTTGCGAGTAATTGATGTTTGTTCGTGCGTGTTAGGTATGGTATATGGGAAGTTGTTTGGCATCACAAGGCAGACTTTGAGGACTGACGTTATCAATTTGCTTGAGGGGTGCAATTTGACACTTGATGACATTAAAGTCAACTACAACCGCGACTTTTTGCCTGTTGGAATGTAATCTTTCTTCattaatttctaaatttaaatttctggCTTTCTGTTTTTGCAGTTGAGCGCTGCGTTCTGCTTGCTCTCAATGGAATAGATATGTCtctataattatttctcttcctaACAAATAGAGTATCTGTTGCTAAATTACTTGTTCCTAATTGACCTGCTTGCTTCATGGAATGTATTATTTCTGGTATGTTTGGGATTAAGGCTTAATTGAGTTTTTATTTTCCCTTAATTATTTCTTTCCCCGCTTATATTGtaacattttttttaataaacttgAAGGTTCTGTTCTCAGTTGTTTATTTTTTTGTCAGGATGATACAATTCCCTTCTCGTCTAGCATTTGATAATGCATTCAAGGTGATTGCAAAAAAAGGACGCTTATACAGATTGGAGAATGTAATGCTGCAATAAAACTTGCCTATAAGATTCAAAAACTCTATTTCCATTGTATTTGAAAATTTTCTAGTACTAATGGTCTTTCTTCTTTGATGTCAGGCTGACCGTTCTCAATGGGATTTTCTAATGCCTCATGATGGAAAAACTGTAAGTTGAATTTCTCCTTTTTGAAACTTTTTAGTCATGAGTTTTACATTTAAAATGATTGGTTGTTTTGATGGTGGTGCAATTGTCCACCGTTAGTCAAGCATGTTTGTTAAGTACTCAAAGGAGCCATAGAGCCTAGGGGAATCGTGTGCTCTTAAGAGAGTTGAGGTGcacaattaataaaataagaCACATAATTCCCCCAAGACAACTATTAATAAGATAAAACATTTGAATTCTAGCATCATTGTTTTTTTGAAATAAAACTGAAGCTGTTAAAAAGTCTTAAACCATAATCCTACGTTCTACCAAATGGCAATAATCCCTAAAATGACCTTCATGTAACTATTCATCAGTAACAGTAACAGTCTTTTCCATAATCATCATCATCTTCTAATTCTTCTATTCAATTAAGATAAAAAATAAGGGGGTTGTGTTTCAAGACACAGTAAAATTAGAGAGTGAAGAAATTGGTTTTGGGGGCATCACATTTTGGATTAATTGAGTGAAGGAGTAAATAGATGAGGAAAAGAAAAAATAGGACCAAGGAAAGGAGGGCTGgaaggaaaagaaaggaaatcAGAGTGAAGAACAATAGAGAAGATGGACATGGAGTGAAAAAGAATGGAGGAGAAGGATGATGAGGAGAGAGATAGAGAGTACAAATGTGATTTAGTGCCACAGAAATCCTAAAAAGTGTCATCGTCCTGCTTCGTCTAATGTTATTGTCCAGTTATAATTAAAGCAACATTCGTCTTTCTTGGTGTTTGTTGTTTCAATTTGATATGTATGCATGATCTCATGGTAAGGTCACTTTTCAATGGTTGAGATTTCATAATCAACTAACACTAAAAAAGGTGCAGACTTTCATATGCCTAGGTGCTTACCTTGACGATAAGGCACACACCCCATGAAGGTTGCTTGCCTTTTAGTCTTTGAGGCACTCGGGTCTTTGGCTCTTTGGTCCTTGCTTCTTAGGCTTGTCTTTAACATATGACGTCGAATAATGTGATTTGTCTTAGTGCTTAAAGC
It encodes:
- the LOC110654995 gene encoding protein ALUMINUM SENSITIVE 3; protein product: MDVGWLLDFLRGMIKPVAALAVVLMAVLLSFMQKLGLEGEMIYSIFRSFLQLSIIGFVLQFIFSQERSVWIILAYLFMVSVAGYTAGQRAKHVPRGKYVAGASILAGTAVTMFLLVILNVFPFTPRYIIPVAGMMVGNAMTVTGVTMKRLRDDIKVQMSLVETALALGATPRQATLQQVKRALVIALSPVLDNAKTVGLISLPGAMTGLIMGGASPLEAIQLQIVVMNMLIGASTVSSIMSTYLCWPAFFTPAYQLETKVFSSD
- the LOC110654996 gene encoding uncharacterized protein LOC110654996; the encoded protein is MSLLRNAVRSSFPVRAFNLNHAVAFCHRQSPKLFSTEAERPPASEDSSIDPFLQTTATGMVYGKLFGITRQTLRTDVINLLEGCNLTLDDIKVNYNRDFLPVGMMIQFPSRLAFDNAFKVIAKKGRLYRLENADRSQWDFLMPHDGKTLLLEGIPRNAQLEDVERFLSGCEYDPSSIQLTVRQGLPDPIRIARLRCSTRTEAMNAFITKNRGFCLNNQITVRVLH